The Carassius auratus strain Wakin chromosome 34, ASM336829v1, whole genome shotgun sequence genomic sequence ACAGATAGGCTATGCCTATTTCCTCATTCCGCTCGTTTAAACAGCTTAGACTCaaccattcatattttttcttcaaatatgtcATAACGTTTTGAAGAgagatataaaaatgtaatttgcatATGAAAGAAAGATTACCCTATGGCTAATTgatattttatcaatttatttaatatttgagaTGTCTGGtacattaaatgaaaaatttCCCACGTTCAAAATCAGATGGATATAAGGTGTAGCACGACATATAGTAGCCTACTTTATTGCTTAACTACAATAGTTATCACCTAATTAAAGGCTGGCTCTTGGTCATATTTTGCAGATATAGTGCAGACATGTCTCAATGCGGTTCTTCAAATGGAAAAAGCAGTGGTCTGAACCAGCACTATGAAGAGAAGGTGCGTCCATGCATTGACCTAGTGGACTCTCTCAGGTCACTGGGTGTTGAAAAGGACTTGAACCTGCCAGCTATTGCTGTCATTGGTGACCAGAGCTCAGGAAAGAGTTCTGTGTTGGAAGCCCTTTCTGGCGTGGCCCTGCCTAGAGGAACAGGTAATACGAAACCTATAAATACCATAATCTGCAGACTGGAAATACATGTTTTTTCTTTCCTCATGCGTCAGTCTAAATATATAATGTGTTGTTTGGCTATATACTATATGACTATATTCAATACAGGTATTGTGACACGATGTCCTTTGGTTTTGAAACTGAAGAAAGTTACAAAGGCCAATAAATGGCATGGAGTGATATCATATAAGAAAcaagaaaagaaactaaaagaCCCAGCGGAAATAGAAGATGCTGTCTTAAATGGTCTGTAATTCATACTgatgtgttttattaaacaaattatcaAGAAATGTAATGAAGTCTTTAGAGTTAAATTAACTGTTTGTCGTTGATGGGATGATTGCAACATTGTATTGTTTTGTAGCTCAGACAGTATTGGCTGGAAAGGGTGAAGGGATCAGTCATGATATGATCACTCTGGAGATCCAGTCCAGTGATGTTCCTGACCTCACTCTCATCGACCTGCCAGGCATCGCTAGAGTTGCCACTGGAAACCAGCCAATAGACATTGAAGAACAAGTAAGACAATTTGCATATGAAAATGTGTAGAAATGCCTTAGATCACTCAAACAATTTGGACAGCAGCCCCTTTAGACAGTTCCTcagataaatataaatactacAAATAGTGTTCCTAAGAAAAGTTATAgctctttttttttagataattatgAAGAATTACAGCGCAAGAGTAACAACAAAGAAACAACACAAATTAGGcctatatataatcatataaatacatataaatataaagtgataaaataatactaaaggaaaaaataaaataaaaggaacaaACAGACAAACCATTCCATAAATTTCACCAggcaaaataaattattccatAAATTAACAATTCTTCCtcttaaaatatttctttcaaaGCTCAGGCTACATCATTTTAATAGATAACAGTATATTTCTAACCCAACTGATCACTGCAGTAATTTGTttactaatttagtttttctgtaCCAGATAAAAGGTCTAATTGAAAAGTTCATTAAAAGACAAGAGACCATCAGTTTGGTTGTGGTGCCTGCTAACATTGACATTGCCACCACTGAGGCACTGCGGATGGCATCCAAAGTCGATCCAACCGGACAAAGAACTCTGGGTATGTATCATTTCAGTGAATTTAGTATTGTTCCTGTTTTCTTAAATGGTGAAATAAtagcaaaaaaattaaagaacGAAACCCCGAAGATATTATTTGTATCTGCAGGTATTCTGACTAAGCCAGACTTAGTGGACAAAGGGATGGAGGAGACGGTGGTCAAAACAGTCAATAATCAAGTAATACAACTGAAGAAGGGATACATGATCGTTAGGTGCAGAGGTCAACAAGACATCAATGACAAACTTGATCTGGTCCAAGCcctggaaaaagaaagaaagttttttAATGGAAATTCTCATTTCAGGTAAGAAATTTATTAAGTtctaattaattgtaatattaaaatttgacattttcttagtaatatttctaataattattaataacaagtGTGGAAAACACTCAATTGTCTTTAActtcctttttttctgttcaaatgatttttttcGCTTCAGGGCTCTTCTTGAAGATGGAAAAGCTACAATACCCCGTCTTGCAGAAAGACTCACGAAAGAACTGGTTGAACACATTGCTGTACGTATGTGAAGTAACATGACTTACAACAGAAACACTGACACAGTATATTCTGTAGTAtgtgacttaaaaataaaaagactagaGCAAACTTAAATCAGAATAGGACATAAGATTCTAGATTGTCTTATGCATTCTAATAACTACAtttctatatcatttttttaCCTTTAGAAAACACTGCCACAGCTGCAGAAACAACTTGAGATGAAATTACAGAAGACTTCTGAGGAACTTAAAATGCTAGGAGATGGAGTTCCTCTTGATGAAAATGAGAAGAGCAATTTTCTGATTatggtaaaaaattataataataataaagaattggGGTCATATGTCGAACACAAAGGTGGATGCCTCACAGCTCACACAGTTCCAAAACTTCTAAAACATAATTTCCCATGAATCACTGGTGCCACCCAGTTGGACAtttgaaattacttttattttttactgagaAATATTTGTTATAACATTAATGTTTTGACTTCATCCTGGCTGGAAGATATTCTGTGGATTTACATTTTTCAGTAACAAATTTATCTTTTTTGTAGTTTCCACTTGAATAAAGTCTATGCTACATAAACAGTAAAGAAATAATATACATGCATTATATGCATTTCCCTTTATTATGTATAGCAGATTtttttagctcttttttttttaattcgtaACTTTCTGAGACTTTGTGCTCTGCAGAAAATTCGCCATTTCAATGATGCCACTGAAGGAGTAAAGAGAGCAGAAGAAGATCTGAAAAACTCAGACACAAGGGTCTTTTCCAAAATCAGATGGGAATTTGGAAGATGGAAAATTGCCCTGGATTCCAAAGCGATTAAGAGTGAGTTCATAAAGGCAATATAGCTCTAATCTAAAATGAAACCGTATACTGTACTGTGATGTACAATTTTATTTCTGATGGTTGTTTTGTGAAAATCagactttttttgtattcttttctctgaatttagccctttctctctcttttatataTGCTGTTAGGATTTAACGCACTTGTTGCAGGGGAGTCCAATAAACTTGTGGTTGTATTCTTCTtgattttgtcttttcttttcacTCAAGCGGAGGAAATCCTCAGAGATGAGGTACAGGAGTATGTTAGGACTCATAGAGGAAAGGAGCTTCCTGGATTTGTGAGCTATAGAACCTTTGAGACCATTGTCAAGAAACACATTGAGTTGCTAGAGGAGCCTGCTTTGAAGCTGCTCAGAGATGTCAAAGGTAAATGCATAAATCTGTGGCAGCTATGCATACATGATGATATGTTTTACCTCCTCTGATTGACTCCTCTGTTTTATTCACAGAAATTGTTCACACCTGTGTGAACCGTGTAGTTTACTCTCATTTTAATGCCTTTTCTCACCTGCTGAGGGCTGCTAAAGATCCAATTGAAGATTTTCTCGAAGAGCAGTTTCAGAAAGCTGAGGAGAAAATACATTCTCAGTTTAAGATGGAGAAAATTGTTTACTCCCAAGACAACCTTTACAGTACCCAGCTAGAAACAGTAAAAGGGAAACCTACAATAGGTTTTGGGATAAAGACACCATTATTTAGTGCAGATGTTCAAGAGATGGCATACCATCTCACTTCCTATTTAAAGGTTTGTATATCTAAATGTAAGTAATCTGTTTTCTTTAAAGGCGAAGTGTATAGTCTGTGTAGTGgcaccaaacagaattgcaaaaataattatgagaaaaaagatAACACGCACATCATCTTTAAGAAACGTAGTTCAAGTCAAAGAATTTATGCATTTCAGTGTAAtttgtatgtactgtatttatagattACCTGTGACCGTCTGGCCAATCAAATTCCGCTGATAGTCCAGTACCACATGTTGGACCAATACATCTCTCAGCTTCAGAATGCAATGCTTGCCATGATTGGAGGGAACAATCCAGGAATGCTGCTCCGAGAGGATTCTAGTGTTGCGGATAAAAGGAAGGAACTGAAAGAGAGCCTGGAGCGCCTGAAGAGTGCAGGCAAAATCCTGTCCAAGTTTGTGCATTCTGCATAATTGTAGGTACTTTAGCACTGTCAACTCACAGCAAAAAGATCTCTTGGGTTGAGTCATATCTGTGCTATAGGATTTCTCTGTGAGGCATGTTTTTCTCATGTTGCTGGTGGGTTTCCTCCAGGTGCTCTGGTTTACCCCAGAGGTCAAAGCCATGACTGTTTATTTAGTTTCAATTCGACATTAAATCTAAATTGCCTCTattaattttcttatttcatGTTACTGGTTTTATAATGACAAGCACTTATACATTATGATCTTGTGTTATGGACAGGCCTTGAACAAATGgcattttttgttctcttttcctgtttcctgtgtccTGTGATTGGATGGATGTTCTCTTTTCTGTCTTAAACCattccattaataataataataataataagaagaagaagaagaagaagaaggagaagaagaatattggtttgttttagtttttttcagtcAAAGCATAGCAAATGAATAGCAAAGGGAGTCTGGTGAGCTGTTTGACAACACAGCATCCCAGTTCATCACTTTTGTTGCTACTTAATTGCTTCTTTACTCATGATGTAGAGACACACCTGAGTAACTGATTATTACTCTTTAACAtgttacaaattaattttaatattcatatgttTTGTAGTAACAAATTGCTTGCTTTCTGTATAatttattggctgaataaaaagacaagaaaatcaTGTAGCTATATTAATAAGCCAGTTGTAGGGCATATGGTGAAAAGTGAAAGATTCAATTAA encodes the following:
- the mxe gene encoding interferon-induced GTP-binding protein MxE; protein product: MSQCGSSNGKSSGLNQHYEEKVRPCIDLVDSLRSLGVEKDLNLPAIAVIGDQSSGKSSVLEALSGVALPRGTGIVTRCPLVLKLKKVTKANKWHGVISYKKQEKKLKDPAEIEDAVLNAQTVLAGKGEGISHDMITLEIQSSDVPDLTLIDLPGIARVATGNQPIDIEEQIKGLIEKFIKRQETISLVVVPANIDIATTEALRMASKVDPTGQRTLGILTKPDLVDKGMEETVVKTVNNQVIQLKKGYMIVRCRGQQDINDKLDLVQALEKERKFFNGNSHFRALLEDGKATIPRLAERLTKELVEHIAKTLPQLQKQLEMKLQKTSEELKMLGDGVPLDENEKSNFLIMKIRHFNDATEGVKRAEEDLKNSDTRVFSKIRWEFGRWKIALDSKAIKTEEILRDEVQEYVRTHRGKELPGFVSYRTFETIVKKHIELLEEPALKLLRDVKEIVHTCVNRVVYSHFNAFSHLLRAAKDPIEDFLEEQFQKAEEKIHSQFKMEKIVYSQDNLYSTQLETVKGKPTIGFGIKTPLFSADVQEMAYHLTSYLKITCDRLANQIPLIVQYHMLDQYISQLQNAMLAMIGGNNPGMLLREDSSVADKRKELKESLERLKSAGKILSKFVHSA